The region AAAAAATCACTTggaaacttctggaagaaaaagCCATGCTCTTTGGAACATCCTGATTTCCTTAAAGGATTGATGCATTCTTCCCATCTTTTGGAAACATGTGGTCTTTCCTTGTCAAATTCAGGGTCAGGGACACACTGTAAGTAAGGGGGTGGCAGGAAGGAAATGGCCCCCCGGGACTGGCATTGGGGCAGGACCTGTCACCCATGGTCACGGGAGAGAGCATCAGGGTCCGCAAGAGAAGAGACCACATCTGCTTTGCTCTGGATCCTACCCATGGTGCCCAGCGCAGGGCGGGGCATTCAGAAGCACCCCAAATAGCGACACCAGCCAACTGTGCTGGGACCTGGGGCCGCTGCTGAGGGTCAGATGCTTTATACAACCATTACAAAAGACACATTGGGAAGACCCAAGCACTTagactatttatttttttaaaaagctgtcgtTGTTGAGAACATTCTCAAATTGACTTCTGAGATGGTTCACAATAACGGCGAGCCCCCACAAGAGTACGGTTTTTCCTGAACTGACCACCCGCGGGGTTTGGGGACCTGACATCGGGCATCCTGGCCAGCTGAGGACCTCCCCGACCCCGGCTCCCAGTACCCCTGAGAATTGCCTGTGTCTGGGCAATTGCCTGTGTTCTCCAACGTTACCTTCCACAGAGATGGGGAAGAAGCACCAGGGCACTTGGGGGATGGTGTCGGAGAAGCAGCACTTCCGGGACTCACACTCCTCAGGACTGATGCCGGGGTAGCCACAGTCCTTGCGGGCTGAGACCTCCATGACACACTCCTCCGACTCTGCAGGGCACCACCAGGTTTGGGGACAATAGGGGGATGCAGTTAGGCTGGTTCATTAGCCAGACACCTCCGCACCATCCCGCTAGGGGAGCACCTTGAGCTCACAGGTTCAGGGTAGCACCAGGGGCCCCTGGGACTGTCACCCCTGGACTAAATGTGGGCACCAGCGAGTGGCTACCCCTTCTTCCTGATGCCCAAAGTCAGAGGGAAAGTTGCTTCACCTCCCTGGGCTTGACATGGCTCTATAAAATGGAGTTGCCCACACTACCTCCTGGGAGGACCCTTTAAAGTTATAAAGCATTTGACCAAGAAttgagtggcttccctggtggctaagtgataaagaatccgcctgcaatccaggagacctgggttcgatccctgggtcgggaagatcccctggagaagggaatggcaacccactccagtattcttgcctgaagaatctcatggacagaggagcctggtgggctacagtccgtggggttgcaaagagtcagacatgactgagtgactaatactgaCTAATACTAATACAAAGAGTTGACACCCAAGGATCCTTCCACTACTGGATGAGCCCTGGCAAACCGACCACCTGCCATCGGTTCCGTTTCCCCCAGAGCCCGGGAGCCTCCAACCAGCACCCCTGAGGGGTGTGGACGGGACCCAGGGCACTGAGTTCCACACAAACGGGTCTGCTTTGCAGACATAACTCTTTGTGTGCCTGCCTTAAAACAGGTGACTTTTTAAGTTGATAATATGCGCAGGAAAAACTCACTCTCAAAAGATGACTCTAGAAGCCTTAACTTAATTTCTTAATGTTTGGGTTCTGTTCGAAGTTAGGTTAATAACATCCTGATTTTAATGCCTTTATGTCCCTTAGAAGCTGGTTCAGGAGCCACAGCCAAGAGGGTCCTGAGACTCGCTCTTCCTTCAAATACAGTCAAGCAGTCAGATCCCCTGAAGTCTCCCTAAAAGGACAAACAGCTCACCCTCGGGATCTAATGTGGACATAGGAGGCAGAGGGCGTTTTCTCTTCCCTTTGGACTAGCCTGGGTGGTCAGGGAGCCTGGGGAAGCTGGGTCCTGGGCTGCAGGCCAGGGCTCAGGAGGGGACCTTGCCCGTTACCTTGCTTCGGGAGGGGATTGAAACACCAGGGGACCCCAACGACGCTGGAGTCGAAGCagcatcctctggagaagcagtCGTCACCACTGATGCCCGGGAAGCCGCAGTTCACCCTGTTGTGGGGGTTCAGGCGCGAACACTGGCAGGCACCTGCAGAGAAGCCCAGGTCAGCCAGCGCCCCCCACATGaaaccgcccccgcccccggccagTGCATCCAGGGTGCTCCATCAGCTCTGCTCCCGCCTTGTAAAGGTTGTCTTATCTCGCTCGTGTTTGAACCACGCGGCGTCCTTCAGAGGAATTGACAGGGCTTGGCTGAAAGTGttttattagtttaaaaataaaaccttctgGCCAGATGGACTCAGGCCAAGGTCAGGATGAAAGTGAGCAAGTCGGAGCCCCTGGGAGACCTCGATGGGCCTcccacccagcccctcctccagctggCCCACCCACACCCAAGGCCGTCCTGACCAATCCCGAAGGGGGTCCTCCTGGGAAgtctcaccccctcccccactgtcCTCCCTGAATGGCAGGAAGCAGGTGGACGCACGTAGGAGCCGGCTGCatggcccccacccccagtcctaagacaccttcccacctccttccccaccatcCACATTTTCACTTCCAGGGAAACTAATACGAACGGAGACCCCCAGGGGGCAGGAGGCAAGGACCTCAcaccccgccacccccaccctctgGGCTCTAGAAGGCTCCCAGGCTCGCTGGCTCAGATGCTCCACTTCCCCTCAGGGACCTGAAGCTCCGCTTACCTGGTTTCTGGGCCCCTGCCAGGGCGCACAAACCCAGCATGAGAAGCGTAGCCAGGAGCCAAGTGCCTCGGGGTCCCATGTTCACGTTCATCTGCACCCCAGGGCCACCAGAAGAGCGCACACTCCCCGCTGCCAGGGGTGTCTTATAAGCTTCTCTCTGTTTGCTCAGCAAGCAAGATAACCTCGTCTCTGCCTGTGGCACAATTTGTGGCCTTTGTTAGGAAAACGAGTTGCGTTGCGATAGCTTGGCCagcaggtggggggggggggggtaggagTGACAGAGCAGAGCACTGGGCTCCCCGCAAGCACAACCAGgccacccccctgccccaggcaggGAGCCAGGTCATGCCAGGATGCCGACGTGGAAGATAGCACATGTGGCGCTGGGCACTCGCGGGGTTCCACCCAGGAAGGGAGAAGTTAGGGATTTCTCCTGATAAAGCACGCGGCTAACACCACAGGAATTTTTAAGTCCTGGGCCCAAGGCTCCCAGGGAAAATGAGCCAACTGCAGACAGAGCAGACCCCTTCTCCAGGAACGGGAGGATGGCAGGagaccctcctccagggctcctgGTCCCTGGTCTGTATCTCTGtcttgggggagggatggatctCCATGGAGATGAAGCTGACGGGGTAAAATGAACAGCCTCAGATGAGTATAAAAGTGACAAGCTCATGTCAGCaaagcctgcatgcatgctaagtcacttcattcatgtctgactctttgcagccttacggactgtagctcaccaggctcctctgtccatgggattctccaggcaagaatattggagtgggttgccatgccctcctccagggggtctccccagcccagggagcaaacctgtctCTCAAGTCCGCAGcttgggcaggtgggttcttttccactgctGCCaccatttgttttcttccatgaGAACTGTCTGTTTTCTGAAAGATGGCACCTGTTAACCAGCCTGTGCTCAACATAAGATGCTCcaggggaaagggaagtcgctcagtcgtgtccgactcttcgtgaccccctggactgcagcctaccaggctcctccgcccatggggttttccaggcaagagtactggagtggggtgctccAGGGGAAGGGGTCTGAAAGTGGGACCCAAAGAGGCAAAAGAGAAACGGGGGGATGCACCCCAGGGGAACAGAGGGGAGATGGGGTGAGGTCAAGGAAGCTCACGGGTCCCCCAACTCTGGGGCACTTCTGGGAGCCACCAACCTGTCAAGCATGGCTTGAGCAGCCGGGAACTCGAAGATGTATGGGGTCTGGAACTCTGGGTCTTCGAGTCCGGAGAGCAGACCTGCATGCTCGGGGCTTCTGCCAGCTCCAGTTCCAGCGCCTACAGACTGGACCCCTGCCTAGATCCCTGCCGAGCAGCCCTGGAGCTCTGTCTTATCGAACTTTGAAAAAGTCACCTTTCCCCACCTGTGTCTCTGCCACCCTTCTTCACTACCAGGACACAGGACTCTGAGTCTTCTCTTCCAGCTTCTCAGCCCCACTTTCGTCTCTGCTTCTTCCCTCTTCCCAACTTCCCACTGTCCCATCCGGGCCTTTTCAGGATTCCTGCTGAAACCAGCTGATCCATGCCAAAGAGACGGCTCACCAGTCCCTTGGTCTCTGGCCTGCATCCTCCTTGGGAAGCTCCTTCTGCCTCcatctgaggtggagctgctcAGGCTCCCACCCAGGGCACCATCCGTCCACATGGTGtttttgcttttagaaaaggGCACATTTTCTTCAAGACAAGCTACTTCCACCTGTGGGGAAGTCATTATGGAAGATGCAGTGTCTACTGTGTGAGCGGCACCCACCTGAGTGTGGACCGTGTGCACAGAACAACCTCTAAGCGGTGCTGGGTGACTCTGATGGGAGTTGGGTGGCTCCCATCACCTGGGGTCAGGCTGGGGGTTGGACGCTGACCTTGAGCCACAGTGTCACCTAGGCTGTTTGAAGATGCATCTTAAAAAAAGATCCCGCATTCTGCAACTAAGTCaaacaaacaagaagaaaaagaaaaagttttacaGCACCCGAAGACGCACCGCAATCAGGGGAGCATGTTAAGAATTACAAGTGATCTCTCATCTGAAACAATGCAATATGGAAGGCAACAAAATGATATTTAAGTGCTAAAAGAGAAAACCTTGTCAAGTCAGAATTCTATACTCATGGAAAATTCCttcaaaaataaaggcaaaatactttttaaaaaatgtgtatatatatatttagagtgGGTCTAGATTCACAGCCGAattgaacaaaacaaacaaaatataaattttttttttaagtcttttagaCAAAAGCTGTAGGAAGCTGTAACTTGCCAACCTATCCTCCAAGGAATCCAAAAGTGACTGAAGCTGCGGTGGTCTCTTGGTGCAGGGCATGAGTTCTCCTGTCTGCTGCAGCCACTGCCCACCTGGCTGGGTTTATTTAGCTCTGGCAGCTGTTGGTCTCTGTCAGCATTTGTGTTTGCAGCCCAGTCCAGTCTCGTGATATCTCCCTTGGTTTGTACAACTGTCTACTAACTAATCGCTCAGCCAGAGCTTTGTCCCCATCCAGACGTAAGTCTGCTGCCTTGATTACCTTTATAAAGGGACAGTACATGTcactcctctgccaccccctcacACCTCTCAACCTGAAGGGTAAAGCCCAAGCGTTTCCTGAGCGTGGAAAGCAAGACCCTTTATGAACTGGACTCCTCTTAGCCCCCACCCTCTTCTGATGTCAGGTCTCCTTCCTAATGTAATTATCTAGCCCTCTTGATGCAGCCTGACCTCTGACCCTTTGCCTGAATGTCATTGTTTCTCTGCACAACTCTTCCTCTACTCTTTGCCTTCCTAACTCCTGTCCATCCTTCAGCTCTTGCCTCAGGAGCCACTCCATCCAGGAAGGCCTCCTTCCCCTGAGAGAAGACAAGTGCCCTTCACCCCTCCCCTAAGCTCACTAGAGTCACCACACAGCCACATCTGCATTTTAAGTGGAGTTTTACTTTTCCGGCTCCTTTATTCTTTGTACTGAAGGTAACAGCTAAACCTGCAGGTTAATTTTGTGCCAGCTGGTATTCTGATGATTTCACATGctacatctcatttaattcttacaacaataCAAAGGAAGGGTTAGAAAGATCAGCCCCATTTTATAGTCTATATGGAAAATTAGTTTTCCCAAACACACAGAAAGTATAGGGTGACATACAGAATGGGACCTATGCCTCTTTCATTTGGAAACCCCAGAACCTAACCCAGCATCTATACAAACTAGACCTACTTAATGAGGGTACCTGGCACCAGGGAGATAAGGAGCAGGAATCCACCACCTAATATCATGGATCACCCAAATTTCCTCCtgaaattcttaaaataatatttagacCTGGGTATATGCAAATAAGCAAGGCAAGCCTCTTCTCCTCTCTGgactagttttctcatctgtgaaacaagAGCTGAAATGAGGGTGTATTAAATGATCTCCAATGTCTCATATGCCTGGTTAAACCCTCACAAGGATGCTGACTAGGATAACATCTCACTTTGACACTGTCattgggggaaaaagaaaaattgaattaCCAACACTTGCATGTTCAGTGTTTCTAATGCAATTTCTCTCCCCACCATTCCAACTTTCTGGAGTTTGACTGTGCTGATCAATAGAGTGGGTAAGTCACAGACACTTCCAAAGCCCAAgacttaatttatttacttaaaataaagtggccaaagtggggaggagaaagaaatagataaaCCAACTATTGAGAATTTGGTACTGAGTTTGGGAGGGAGTGAAATTAGAGACTTTGATGAATTATATTTGGGGACATAATCAGATGGACATAAACCTTAGCATTTTTCTATATATTGTGCAGTGGAATTCCTCCTTGTACTACTTTGAAGGATTTTAGTCAAGATTTACATTCTTTCAAAATGTCTTTTTTGTATCCCTTTTTTATCTGAGTGGGAGCTGGGTAGTATTAAAACTTAAAGATACTTAAATAATTTAGGTTACCAcatatcaaggaaaaaaaatatagtaGAGTTGGCAAATAATGACCCATGAGCTCATTGCCTATGTTTAAATAAAACTCTGTTAAAACACAGTCATACCCATTCATTCACACGTTGTCTGTGGCCACTTTCTAGCTACAATTGCAGAGCTGATTACCTGTGGCAGAGACCGTATGGCCCAGGAACCTataatatttactctctggtcttttaaggaaaaaaaaaaaaagtcttttcctGTACTTTATTACAACtctaaagataaattttaaaaagtggaaagaaatcattgtattttattttatatatgaaatgctACAGAAATGTGCcttagtgttttttttcccctcttctgttGTGAAAATGGTGTATTCAGTATTCTGGTTGCTGGGAGACAATTCCCTGTGAGTCTCTCATGTTTCCACATCTTGTGAATGAGGCACTAACTGTCCCAATGGTATAGGACCTAAAATTATAATTGAATGTTAAGTGCTGCCCTGACATCTGGTGAAATTGAGAGGCCTCGAGTGGCCTAACCACGAGTTCTCTGCCCCACTTGGCTCCCATAGATAGGGCCCCTTAGCCAAACAACCTCCTTATCAAGGGGTTGGGCACAGTTCCTGCTTGTCCCCAAGTAGCGGATTTTGCTTCCTTGCCAGGCTGCAGACTTACTCAAACAAGCCAATCACATCCTCTTGCAAGAATGAGTGGGCACCCCACCCTCCTGATACTACACGGCTCCTCCTGCAGCCCCTGCGGTTCACCTTGTTTCTTGTGCAACCCCCCATGGCCCTGCATGGCAGGAGGGCCTCCACTCCTGGGGTGAGCAATATGTGACTGGTAAACTGCTATCGTTCCATCTTTCCAGTGTCAGGCGTAATGGGTCTCACCATCCTTGTAGCCTTGGGTGGAAATCCCCCCCTCCCCAGTGAGTTGAATAGAGGGTGATCCAATCTGTCCTTTCTTCCAGGCTGTCTTTGCAAGGATGTTGGTGTGGCAACAACCTTGGAATATTTATAAGGTATCTCCCTCTGGAGCAGCAGGCAGGCAAGCTTGCGTACATGTGTGCTTACTCACTtagtccaactctgcagccccatgaactgtaagcccgccaggcctctctgcccatggtattttccaggcaagaatactggagtgggttgccatttccttctccaggggatcttttcgatccaggggtagaacctgggtctcttgtgtctcctgcattagcaggcaggttctttaccactagtgccatttgAGCTCCAGGAGAGGTCAGGCTTCCTCCCCTGTGATGCGACTCCGTGTGTGCTGACGTCCATCTGAGCTCATCTGTGTCACCCCTGGAGGATGTGGGGACAAGGGAACCAAACACGCTGCTGCTTACATTGCTAGCTATGCAGTGTAGTGAggtctttatctctgagccaagAGTCtcctgtcctctgccagcatccaTAAAGCCATTAATCTGCAAATAAGGTGAACCCTCAGCCCTTCTGAGTTTGCCACACtgatgtgctgctgctgccgatgctaagtcgcttcagtcgtgtccaactctgtgcgaccccatagacggcagcctaccaggctcctccgtccctgggattctccaggcaagagtactggagtgggtggccatttccttccccactgaTGTACTAGATTAGATTTAAATGTAGAAAGTTCCACCAATATTTGCCTTCAGCATACAGGTTTCCTACTTAGAGGTTTactaagcttccctggtagctcggatggtaaagaatctgcctacaatgcaggagacctaggtttgatcccagggttgggaagattccctggagaagggaatggcaacccactctaatattcttgcctggagaattcccgtagtctgaggagcctggcaggctacagtccatggggccgcaaagagttggacacaactgagtgaataacactttcaaaCCTCACTGTACCACATATATAtgctacatatatgtatatgtgagtaTGTCTCGTTTTTCCTAATTTAATCAGTTTGCTAACCCCAAAATGTCCAGCTCGGGGCAATATTAAGAGCTGAGAACAATTAAGAAATACctttaaaattatacaatttaGTTTTTCTATGTATATCTATGATGTGCCCGCTCGAACCTTTAAACCAGTGACTGTTTGATCCCTTCCATTAAGTCCCTATGCTGGGATTGGCCTGGGACATGTCTCTTCTTGGGTGATTATTCCTATCAGGCTCACAAGCTCTGAGTATTTCCACAACCTGTCCCTGCCCACACGCACAAAGAAAGGTGAGGGAGTTTCCTTAAGCTGACAGGACCCTTCCCAGTGACCCTACAAATAGGATCTGAAGCCACAACTTGGCCTCAGCAGTTGGTTCCTGGTCTGATCCTTAGTTCAACATATTCTGAACAGAAGTCTGTTGTTGCGAGGGCAATCATCTGTCAGCAGCGATAACCTCCATGCACACAGCCAACCGCAGGGTGGGAAGGCTTGCAGGTCCAGTTATGGTGTTTGAGCCACGCTTTTTAGTAAATCAGTCTCCAGCACGTGGCAAAAAGTGAGGGCCAGAGGTGGCAGGCTTGCACTTTGTGTGGGGTGCAAGCGGGTGGAAAGACTGGATCCCGAGTCCTGAGATGTCCTGTTCCTCTCTTGGACTTTCCATCAGTACATGGTGACAAGGACCAGAACTGGGGTCTGAGCAAAGGGCTAGGACATGGGCAGGGCCACCACACTCAGGCTCTGTTGGAGAGACTCTGGGCAAGCAGTGCTGGCCCAGCTGTACCCTCAGTGACCCACAGAGCAGCAATGTTAGTCTGTGTTTCTGGGGTGACACACAGGGCCTTAAATTGGACCAGCACAAGGGTCACCAGTGGGAACTTGATCAGGGATGATGGCACAGTCAGCCTGGAGATGAGTGGTCGGCTTCTGATGGGCTGGGTCCAGTCCCACCTGTGATGACATTCTCCCTGTTGCGTCCTCTTTGTCACGTAACACATCCCACGTGTGACCCACTCCCTCTCTGTTCTTAACACACTATGTCCTTTGTCCTTTGTGGTCACcgtggtggctcaatagtaaagaatctgcctgcaggagatgcaggttcaatccctgagtggggaagttcccctggagaaggaaatggcaacccactccagtattcttgctgggaaaccacatggacagaggagcctggcgggctacagtgcacagggtcacacagagctggacacgactttatgactgaacaacaacaacaacgacacaCCGTATGAGTGTCACGCATGTCTCACTGTCTCCAGGCTCGCTCACTGTCTGTACTTGACATGCTCTCCGGCTCATGTAGTCCTTTTGTTTTCTTACCACCTGGAGCAGAACTGGCTAGTCCCAAGAGC is a window of Ovis aries strain OAR_USU_Benz2616 breed Rambouillet chromosome 1, ARS-UI_Ramb_v3.0, whole genome shotgun sequence DNA encoding:
- the TFF2 gene encoding trefoil factor 2 encodes the protein MNVNMGPRGTWLLATLLMLGLCALAGAQKPGACQCSRLNPHNRVNCGFPGISGDDCFSRGCCFDSSVVGVPWCFNPLPKQESEECVMEVSARKDCGYPGISPEECESRKCCFSDTIPQVPWCFFPISVEDCHY